Proteins encoded by one window of Juglans regia cultivar Chandler chromosome 15, Walnut 2.0, whole genome shotgun sequence:
- the LOC108990350 gene encoding probable carbohydrate esterase At4g34215, whose product MFLFVIFFVLVTHVGSIMPGELKPDNIFLLAGQSNMAGRGGVYNDTVTNLLKWDGLVPPQCTPTPNILTLSLNKTWEIAREPLHKEIDNLKTCGVGPGMPFTNQILAERPDFGVIGLVPCAIGGTKIEQWQKGTILYNQLMDRARAASQSGGRICALLWYQGESDCGEQDAMLYKGRLEKFFNDVREDLNSPYLPINLVVISSGEGEFLTSVRDAQLNINLSNFNSVDAVGSTFIADHLHLDTRSAVRIGQKLADSFLYIISPRSN is encoded by the exons ATGTTTCTCTTCGTTATCTTCTTCGTGCTTGTTACTCATGTTGGTTCTATTATGCCTGGGGAGCTCAAACCCGACAACATATTCCTCTTAGCAGGACAAAGCAACATGGCTGGTCGAGGAGGTGTCTATAATGACACCGTAACCAACTTGCTCAAGTGGGATGGATTGGTTCCTCCACAATGCACTCCCACTCCCAACATCCTCACACTCTCTTTAAACAAGACTTGGGAGATAGCTCGTGAACCTCTCCATAAGGAAATTGATAATCTGAAGACCTGCGGGGTGGGACCAGGAATGCCCTTTACCAACCAAATATTGGCAGAACGACCAGACTTTGGCGTGATTGGTCTGGTCCCTTGCGCAATAGGAGGAACAAAGATAGAACAGTGGCAAAAGGGTACAATACTGTATAATCAGTTGATGGATAGGGCAAGAGCTGCAAGCCAAAGTGGTGGACGTATTTGTGCACTGCTTTGGTATCAAGGAGAGAGTGATTGTGGAGAGCAAGACGCCATGCTCTATAAGGGAAGGCTGGAGAAGTTTTTCAATGATGTTCGAGAAGATCTCAACTCTCCTTACCTCCCTATTAACttg GTTGTAATTTCTAGTGGAGAAGGAGAGTTCCTAACATCTGTAAGAGATGCTCAGCTGAATATAAACCTGAGTAATTTCAATAGCGTTGATGCTGTGGGCTCAACCTTTATAGCAGATCATCTGCATTTGGATACACGTTCTGCTGTTCGCATTGGTCAAAAGCTAGCTGATAGTTTTCTATACATCATTAGCCCTAGAAGTAATTAA